The bacterium genome includes the window CCAGCCGCAATCTTTATCTTCTTTTTTCCGTTCAGGGTCGGAACCTCTATGGAACCGCCTAATGCGGCAAGAGAGAAGGATATGGGAACGTCGACAATGATGTCGTCAGCCTGCCTTGCAAAAAGAGAATGGCGCTTCTCTTCGAACTCGACGATAAGGTCTCCCCTGCCTCCAGGTCCCCAGTGGCCTTCATTCCTAAGCCTCATGTAATTGCCGTTAGATACTCCTGCGGGTATTTTAATCTCAATCTTGCGGGGCTTCTTTAGCCTGCCCGTTCCGGAGCATGTTTTGCAGTTTTCTTTGAATATCTCACCTGTTCCTCCGCAAGCAGGACAGGTCTGTCTCTGCTGGATGCTTCCGAAAAAGGATCTGGAGACGGTTACAACACTGCCTCTGCCCTGACAGGCAGAGCAGCTTTTCGGTTCAAAACCGCCCTTGCCGCTGCATGTATCGCAAGATTCGTACCTTGATACTTCGATTGTTTTTTTGACCCCCGAGGCAATCTCTTCAAGAGATAGCGTTATCCTTATCCTTATATCTCCACCAATCCTGCGCCTCGGATTGACGGCAGCCGACTGACCGCCGAAACCGAAAAACCCTTCAAAAAGGTTTGAGAATAGATCGCCGAACAAGGAGTCGCCCTCGAAGTCGGTCCGATGCTGCCTGAAGAAGTCGTTCATATCAAAGCCCTGCGGACCATATCTGCGGTTAACGCCATCGTGTCCGAACTGGTCGTACAGCTTTCGCTTTTCAGGATCGGAGAGAACGTCATATGCCTCGCTTACCTCCTTGAACTTCTCGCGGCTCTCGTCCCGGTTTTCAGGATTCGCGTCCGGATGATGCTGCCGGGCAAGCTTTCGGTAGGCCTTTTTTATCTCCTCCTCGGATGCTCCGCGAGAAACGCCGAGTACTTCGTAGTAATCCCGCTTTTCGGCCATCAGTCGCAACCTATATCAATAAAGAAAGGGGTGAAAGGGTCGATCTGGATGGATGCCAGTATCATAAAGTGTTCAGCACCAGTCCCGGGTTTTATTGTTTACCCTCTTCTTCGTCAATCACCTTGTAATCGGGCTGTACATCCTCTTTCTCCTTTCCAGAGGATGATGAATCCGATTGACCTTGACTTGAAGGTCCTGGCCCTCCCGGCCCTCCCTGTTGCGCGCCTTTTTCCTGAGCCTTATAAAGGGCTTCTGACAGCTTATACGAAGCTTGTTGGAGTTCCTCAACGGATTTATTTATTGCGGCTGCATCCTCAGTCTTCATTGTTTCCTTGAGCGCCTTTATCTTTTCTTCGATGCTGTTTCTATCCGTTTCAGATATCTTGTCTTGAGCTTCGCGCATGGTTTTCTCTATGGAGTAGATGAAACCGTCCGCCTTGTTTCGAGCATCAACGACTTCGCGGCGTTTGCGGTCCTCTGCGGCGTGAGCTTCGGCGTCCTTAACCATTTTCTCTTTTTCTGAATCGGAAAGACCGGAAGAAGCCGTGATCCGAATCGACTGCTCCTTGCCAGTACCCTTATCCTTTGCTGATACGTGCAGGATGCCGTTTTCATCTATGTCAAAAGTAACCTCTATTTGTGGATCACCGCGTCTGGCTGGCGGTATGCCGTCAAGCTCGAAGCGACCGAG containing:
- the dnaJ gene encoding molecular chaperone DnaJ; amino-acid sequence: MAEKRDYYEVLGVSRGASEEEIKKAYRKLARQHHPDANPENRDESREKFKEVSEAYDVLSDPEKRKLYDQFGHDGVNRRYGPQGFDMNDFFRQHRTDFEGDSLFGDLFSNLFEGFFGFGGQSAAVNPRRRIGGDIRIRITLSLEEIASGVKKTIEVSRYESCDTCSGKGGFEPKSCSACQGRGSVVTVSRSFFGSIQQRQTCPACGGTGEIFKENCKTCSGTGRLKKPRKIEIKIPAGVSNGNYMRLRNEGHWGPGGRGDLIVEFEEKRHSLFARQADDIIVDVPISFSLAALGGSIEVPTLNGKKKIKIAAGTQSGSIHKIRGQGIGHLDGGSGDELVRLIVHTPDKLTTSQKRALEELLKDDYKIPPPARPKL